The following are from one region of the Littorina saxatilis isolate snail1 linkage group LG2, US_GU_Lsax_2.0, whole genome shotgun sequence genome:
- the LOC138959773 gene encoding dynein intermediate chain 3, ciliary-like isoform X4, with protein sequence MEIVYVYTKKRAEFGRQCNFSDRPAELHVDIIPDPTQAENFIERNPVDIGLQCVQEMSEHEVNTERFETGSRGINHTEGGWPKDVNPHELEQVTRFRKKVEKDEVYIQTIQNLGVVMEHCIKQNNAIDIYEEYFEDAQVDEVDETPSAKTINVFRDPSEIKRTATHISWFPDGPRKLAVAYCNLDFQGASTDTSMDSYIWDVENPNKPEITLKPVSPLVCLEYNPKDSHILLGGCYNGQIAYWDTRKGSQPVEMTPIEQSHRDPAYKTIWIQSKTGTECFSASTDGQVLWWDIRKLGEPTETLYLDKKQDFSKAQGAYSLEYEPTMPTKFMVGTEQGVIMSCNRKAKTPLEKIVANFTGHIGPVYSLQRNPHFPKNFLSVGDWCARIWSEDIRESSIMWTKQYSSYLTDGCWSPIRPSVFFVTKMDGTMDVWDIIFKQNDPTLSLQVCDVPLHSLRVQEHGRLVACGSKDGTTTLLELSEGLYTLQRNEKNLVTAMFERETRREKILDARHREMKLKERTKSQPEEDAKAHDEEDAPPEEDLYAKAENEFWDIIKTEKKKMPDPTQDIEKSDTGKASPIPEGAPESEKKD encoded by the exons ATGGAGATCGTCTACGTTTACACCAAGAAACGGGCGGAGTTTGGCCGACAATGCAACTTCTCAGACCGCCCCGCCGAGCTCCATGTGGACATCATCCCCGATCCTACACAAGCAGAAAATTTCATCGAGCGGAACCCAGTCGACATTGGCTTGCAATGCGTGCAGGAAATGTCAGAACACGAG GTGAACACAGAACGCTTTGAGACAGGATCACGCGGCATCAACCACACAGAAGGTGGCTGGCCAAAAGACGTCAACCCTCATGAGCTGGAGCAAGTGACGCGTTTCAGGAAGAAGGTTGAGAAGGATGAAGTCTATATTCAGACCATCCAGAACCTGGGAGTG GTTATGGAACACTGCATCAAACAGAACAATGCCATTGACATCTATGAAGAGTACTTCGAGGATGCACAGGTGGATGAAGTTGACGAGACACCATCAGCCAAAACAATCAATGTCTTCAG AGATCCTAGCGAGATCAAGAGAACAGCAACACACATTTCCTGGTTTCCTGATGGTCCACGCAAGCTGGCGGTGGCCTACTGCAATCTGGACTTTCAGGGTGCCAGCACAGATACCAGCATGGACTCCTACATCTGGGATGTTG AGAATCCCAACAAACctgagattacactgaagccaGTGTCACCACTGGTGTGCTTGGAGTACAATCCCAAAGATTCCCATATCTTGTTGGGAGGCTGCTACAACGGGCAGATAG CGTACTGGGACACAAGAAAAGGCTCGCAGCCTGTAGAGATGACACCCATTGAGCAGAGCCATCGTGACCCAGCCTACAAGACCATCTGGATCCAGTCCAAGACAGGCACGGAGTGTTTCTCAGCGTCAACAGACGGCCAGGTGTTGTGGTGGGACATCCGTAAGCTAGGAGAGCCGACAGAAACACTCTACCTGGACAAGAAGCAAGATTTCAGCAAGGCACAGGGAGCCTACAGTCTGGAGTATGAACCCACAATG CCCACCAAGTTTATGGTAGGAACAGAGCAGGGAGTGATCATGTCCTGTAACAGAAAAGCCAAGACACCCCTGGAAAAGATTGTCGCCAACTTCACAGGACACATCGGACCTGTCTACTCACTTCAACGAAACCCTCATTTCCCCAAGAATTTCCTCAGTGTCGGCGATTGGTGTGCAAGA ATCTGGTCTGAAGACATCAGGGAATCTTCAATCATGTGGACAAA ACAATACTCATCGTACCTCACCGATGGCTGCTGGAGCCCAATCCGTCCCTCTGTCTTCTTCGTCACCAAAATGGACGGAACAATGGACGTCTGGGACATCATCTTCAAGCAGAACGACCCCACGCTCAGTTTGCAG GTGTGTGATGTGCCACTGCACAGCTTACGAGTACAGGAGCATGGCCGCCTGGTGGCGTGTGGCTCCAAAGACGGCACCACCACACTGCTGGAGTTGTCTGAGGGACTCTACACCTTGCAGAGGAACGAGAAGAACCTGGTTACTGCT ATGTTTGAACGTGAAACGCGCCGTGAGAAGATCCTTGACGCCAGGCACCGTGAGATGAAACTGAAGGAGCGTACAAAGAGTCAACCG GAGGAGGATGCGAAGGCACATGATGAAGAAGACGCACCACCCGAGGAGGATCTGTATGCAAAGGCTGAGAATGAGTTCTGGGACATCAtcaaaacagagaagaaaaagatgCCTGACCCAACCCAGGACATTGAGAAATCTGATACCGGCAAA
- the LOC138959772 gene encoding AP-5 complex subunit zeta-1-like has product MMALSAIEAILLNAKNASQEDVDRLCRNISELLAFPDKASECCSLLRQLFVLLQASEVEPCIPKNLVTELVKVVSRPETDKSTSNKQCTICSLILKELMLGDQQIIVSLETTADKSPKKALLSCYALQGAKHNCFQEVLPAAVRWLCTKDFDSQRKVLSFLVGVSCLHGVVKEEHIGETSEQLCTWLMSASLYQARNAYTINPFRKDEESQVTETDGTPCRNFFTILNIGQYYTDDQYLNIYSFSLLYKWLYHCSQAQGCTQPRSEAKDIQRRKSTASTEGSSFGKSPSQSFDGNSLGKSPAASFEGSPRKKIFMSGVEGSPSRRSPAVGVERSSRRRAGAGEGSPGKLSLEKSLPVSRVLQSLVSRSVEYCFRVMDQCERKAKVPSDVELQAACLTEVVVILDLVCKLDAGQIPRVHQEMRRLYTRLSQDPTHSPTVLRILQFFLNHSASVVHDPQEVYNHFFGTVLSEQFRDPGLAFDAVVFMSNNLFTLCYSTNIFSHFFPNILKILAWHPRTYLKEFMDLLPAMMASATALEVFHTLLDLPCMTAALEVMDKARKQEPANNNQGIGMEPTSSLEAFHMPRFKPLFHFVCRTEGGQGDTINRLSSLHKVLEDVRNSARVFCSAQVVPVLIRRWFNVILEEADEEFAMQTLPAMLERSGLLFDLPEYKADIVMILGEQLLQLIGRYPVIMVEHVADITEFINITNNMRGRQNFYGNLVFCIGEYCSSLHAPGCTPELIAQYFDILEVVTYEICGNVLMEEEEVPTHPKIVCHLMSAMAKLSTRRQDLIPRAILCMTKVAKQHFALTEDPLAQEALVSCAQEHINLLKVPNFAVSVLNPPAEIYSGSWHRDGYSLPLILRGIQRVMTDSS; this is encoded by the exons ATGATGGCTTTATCAGCGATTGAAGCCATACTTTTGAACGCAAA AAATGCATCCCAGGAAGATGTTGATCGATTGTGCCGGAATATCTCAGAGCTGCTGGCTTTCCCGGACAAGGCATCAGAATGCTGCAGTCTGCTGCGCCAGTTGTTTGTCCTCCTTCAGGCTTCAGAGGTTGAACCATG CATCCCAAAGAATTTAGTAACAGAGCTGGTGAAGGTGGTTAGcagaccagaaacagacaaaagcacCAGCAACAAGCAATGTACAATCTGCTCTCTCATCCTCAAAGAACTCATGCTTGGGGACCAGCAGATCATAGTCAGTCTGGAGACAACCGCGGATAAGTCGCCGAAAAAGGCCTTGCTTTCATGCTATGCATTACAG GGTGCCAAACACAACTGTTTTCAGGAGGTTCTACCAGCGGCAGTCAG ATGGCTGTGCACCAAAGATTTTGACAGCCAAAGAAAAGTTTTATCCTTTCTGGTTGGGGTTTCTTGTTTACATGGGGTTGTCAAAGAAG AACACATAGGAGAGACATCAGAACAGCTGTGTACCTGGCTGATGAGCGCCAGTCTGTACCAAGCTCGGAACGCTTACACCATCAACCCGTTTCGTAAAGACGAGGAGAGCCAGGTGACAGAGACCGATGGAACACCTTGCAGAAACTTCTTCACCATCCTCAATATAG GCCAGTACTACACAGACGACCAGTACCTCAACATCTACAGTTTCTCCCTGCTCTACAAATGGCTTTATCACTGTTCACAAGCACAAGGCTGCACACAGCCTCGCTCCGAGGCCAAAGATATTCAGAGGAGGAAGTCTACCGCCTCAACTGAAGGAAGTTCTTTTGGGAAGTCCCCTAGTCAAAGTTTTGACGGGAATTCTCTTGGAAAATCCCCAGCAGCAAGCTTTGAGGGGAGCCCCAGGAAGAAGATATTTATGTCGGGAGTGGAAGGGAGTCCCAGCAGAAGATCCCCAGCAGTGGGAGTGGAAAGAAGCTCCAGGAGAAGGGCTGGGGCAGGGGAGGGAAGTCCTGGCAAATTAAGTCTTGAGAAAAGCCTGCCTGTGTCCAGGGTGCTTCAGTCCCTTGTGTCTCGCTCTGTGGAATACTGCTTTCGTGTGATGGACCAGTGTGAGAGGA AGGCTAAGGTTCCATCTGACGTTGAGCTGCAAGCTGCT TGTCTGACAGAAGTGGTGGTGATACTGGATTTGGTCTGTAAACTTGATGCTGGCCAGATCCCGAGGGTACACCAGGAGATGCGGCGCCTGTACACACGCTTGTCGCAAGATCCCACACACTCTCCCACAGTCCTGCGCATTCTACAGTTCTTCTTAAATCATA GTGCTTCAGTGGTGCATGACCCCCAGGAGGTGTACAACCATTTCTTTGGCACTGTACTCAGCGAGCAGTTCAGAGACCCAGGCCTGGCCTTTGACGCTGTGGTCTTCATGAGCAACAACCTCTTCACTCTGTGCTACTCCACCAATATCTTCTCACACTTCTTCCCAAACATTCTCAAG ATTCTAGCTTGGCATCCCAGAACTTATCTGAAAGAGTTCATGGATCTACTGCCAGCTATGATGGCTTCTGCTACAGCTTTAGAG GTGTTCCACACTCTTTTAGACCTGCCCTGCATGACAGCAGCCCTAGAGGTGATGGACAAGGCCAGGAAACAGGAACCTGCCAACAATAACCAAGGCATTGGCATGGAACCCACAAGCTCTCTGGAAGCCTTCCACATGCCGCGCTTCAAGCCCCTGTTTCACTTTGTGTGTCGCACAGAAGGTGGCCAGGGGGACACTATCAACAG GTTGTCTAGCCTTCACAAAGTATTGGAGGACGTAAGAAACAGTGCCAGAGTGTTCTGCAGCGCACAGGTTGTTCCTGTCTTAATCAG GCGGTGGTTCAATGTGATACTGGAAGAAGCAGATGAAGAGTTCGCCATGCAAACCTTGCCTGCCATGTTGGAGAGATCAGGTCTCCTCTTTGACCTCCCAGAGTACAAAGCAGATATTGTCAT GATTCTGGGTGAGCAGTTGCTACAGCTGATAGGCAGGTACCCTGTCATCATGGTTGAGCATGTGGCAGACATCACAGAGTTCATAAACATTACCAACAACATGCGTGGTCGCCAGAACTTCTATGGAAATCTG GTGTTTTGCATCGGAGAATACTGCTCATCCCTGCATGCTCCAGGCTGTACTCCAGAGCTGATCGCACAGTATTTTGACATACTGGAGGTGGTCACGTATGAAATCTGTGGCAACGTCCTTATGGAAGAGGAGGAGGTACCCACACATCCAAAGATTGTTTGCCACCTCATGTCTGCCATGGCTAAG CTATCAACCAGACGTCAAGATTTGATTCCTCGAGCCATCTTGTGCATGACCAAGGTTGCTAAGCAACACTTTGCACTAACAGAGGACCCACTGGCACAGGAGGCATTAGTGTCATGTGCACAGGAACACATCAATCTCCTGAAAGTACCTAA CTTTGCTGTGAGTGTTCTAAACCCACCAGCAGAGATCTACTCTGGAAG ctGGCACAGAGATGGCTACTCCCTACCTCTAATCCTGAGAGGCATCCAGCGTGTGATGACAGACAGTTCTTGA
- the LOC138959773 gene encoding dynein intermediate chain 3, ciliary-like isoform X2 encodes MEIVYVYTKKRAEFGRQCNFSDRPAELHVDIIPDPTQAENFIERNPVDIGLQCVQEMSEHEVNTERFETGSRGINHTEGGWPKDVNPHELEQVTRFRKKVEKDEVYIQTIQNLGVVMEHCIKQNNAIDIYEEYFEDAQVDEVDETPSAKTINVFRDPSEIKRTATHISWFPDGPRKLAVAYCNLDFQGASTDTSMDSYIWDVENPNKPEITLKPVSPLVCLEYNPKDSHILLGGCYNGQIAYWDTRKGSQPVEMTPIEQSHRDPAYKTIWIQSKTGTECFSASTDGQVLWWDIRKLGEPTETLYLDKKQDFSKAQGAYSLEYEPTMPTKFMVGTEQGVIMSCNRKAKTPLEKIVANFTGHIGPVYSLQRNPHFPKNFLSVGDWCARIWSEDIRESSIMWTKQYSSYLTDGCWSPIRPSVFFVTKMDGTMDVWDIIFKQNDPTLSLQVCDVPLHSLRVQEHGRLVACGSKDGTTTLLELSEGLYTLQRNEKNLVTAMFERETRREKILDARHREMKLKERTKSQPEEDAKAHDEEDAPPEEDLYAKAENEFWDIIKTEKKKMPDPTQDIEKSDTGKGQSGFFGSDPNEDDMSAGPSTAASPIPEGAPESEKKD; translated from the exons ATGGAGATCGTCTACGTTTACACCAAGAAACGGGCGGAGTTTGGCCGACAATGCAACTTCTCAGACCGCCCCGCCGAGCTCCATGTGGACATCATCCCCGATCCTACACAAGCAGAAAATTTCATCGAGCGGAACCCAGTCGACATTGGCTTGCAATGCGTGCAGGAAATGTCAGAACACGAG GTGAACACAGAACGCTTTGAGACAGGATCACGCGGCATCAACCACACAGAAGGTGGCTGGCCAAAAGACGTCAACCCTCATGAGCTGGAGCAAGTGACGCGTTTCAGGAAGAAGGTTGAGAAGGATGAAGTCTATATTCAGACCATCCAGAACCTGGGAGTG GTTATGGAACACTGCATCAAACAGAACAATGCCATTGACATCTATGAAGAGTACTTCGAGGATGCACAGGTGGATGAAGTTGACGAGACACCATCAGCCAAAACAATCAATGTCTTCAG AGATCCTAGCGAGATCAAGAGAACAGCAACACACATTTCCTGGTTTCCTGATGGTCCACGCAAGCTGGCGGTGGCCTACTGCAATCTGGACTTTCAGGGTGCCAGCACAGATACCAGCATGGACTCCTACATCTGGGATGTTG AGAATCCCAACAAACctgagattacactgaagccaGTGTCACCACTGGTGTGCTTGGAGTACAATCCCAAAGATTCCCATATCTTGTTGGGAGGCTGCTACAACGGGCAGATAG CGTACTGGGACACAAGAAAAGGCTCGCAGCCTGTAGAGATGACACCCATTGAGCAGAGCCATCGTGACCCAGCCTACAAGACCATCTGGATCCAGTCCAAGACAGGCACGGAGTGTTTCTCAGCGTCAACAGACGGCCAGGTGTTGTGGTGGGACATCCGTAAGCTAGGAGAGCCGACAGAAACACTCTACCTGGACAAGAAGCAAGATTTCAGCAAGGCACAGGGAGCCTACAGTCTGGAGTATGAACCCACAATG CCCACCAAGTTTATGGTAGGAACAGAGCAGGGAGTGATCATGTCCTGTAACAGAAAAGCCAAGACACCCCTGGAAAAGATTGTCGCCAACTTCACAGGACACATCGGACCTGTCTACTCACTTCAACGAAACCCTCATTTCCCCAAGAATTTCCTCAGTGTCGGCGATTGGTGTGCAAGA ATCTGGTCTGAAGACATCAGGGAATCTTCAATCATGTGGACAAA ACAATACTCATCGTACCTCACCGATGGCTGCTGGAGCCCAATCCGTCCCTCTGTCTTCTTCGTCACCAAAATGGACGGAACAATGGACGTCTGGGACATCATCTTCAAGCAGAACGACCCCACGCTCAGTTTGCAG GTGTGTGATGTGCCACTGCACAGCTTACGAGTACAGGAGCATGGCCGCCTGGTGGCGTGTGGCTCCAAAGACGGCACCACCACACTGCTGGAGTTGTCTGAGGGACTCTACACCTTGCAGAGGAACGAGAAGAACCTGGTTACTGCT ATGTTTGAACGTGAAACGCGCCGTGAGAAGATCCTTGACGCCAGGCACCGTGAGATGAAACTGAAGGAGCGTACAAAGAGTCAACCG GAGGAGGATGCGAAGGCACATGATGAAGAAGACGCACCACCCGAGGAGGATCTGTATGCAAAGGCTGAGAATGAGTTCTGGGACATCAtcaaaacagagaagaaaaagatgCCTGACCCAACCCAGGACATTGAGAAATCTGATACCGGCAAA
- the LOC138959773 gene encoding dynein intermediate chain 3, ciliary-like isoform X3, which produces MEIVYVYTKKRAEFGRQCNFSDRPAELHVDIIPDPTQAENFIERNPVDIGLQCVQEMSEHEVNTERFETGSRGINHTEGGWPKDVNPHELEQVTRFRKKVEKDEVYIQTIQNLGVVMEHCIKQNNAIDIYEEYFEDAQVDEVDETPSAKTINVFRDPSEIKRTATHISWFPDGPRKLAVAYCNLDFQGASTDTSMDSYIWDVENPNKPEITLKPVSPLVCLEYNPKDSHILLGGCYNGQIAYWDTRKGSQPVEMTPIEQSHRDPAYKTIWIQSKTGTECFSASTDGQVLWWDIRKLGEPTETLYLDKKQDFSKAQGAYSLEYEPTMPTKFMVGTEQGVIMSCNRKAKTPLEKIVANFTGHIGPVYSLQRNPHFPKNFLSVGDWCARIWSEDIRESSIMWTKQYSSYLTDGCWSPIRPSVFFVTKMDGTMDVWDIIFKQNDPTLSLQVCDVPLHSLRVQEHGRLVACGSKDGTTTLLELSEGLYTLQRNEKNLVTAMFERETRREKILDARHREMKLKERTKSQPEEDAKAHDEEDAPPEEDLYAKAENEFWDIIKTEKKKMPDPTQDIEKSDTGKDGALSRLMDDMSAGPSTAASPIPEGAPESEKKD; this is translated from the exons ATGGAGATCGTCTACGTTTACACCAAGAAACGGGCGGAGTTTGGCCGACAATGCAACTTCTCAGACCGCCCCGCCGAGCTCCATGTGGACATCATCCCCGATCCTACACAAGCAGAAAATTTCATCGAGCGGAACCCAGTCGACATTGGCTTGCAATGCGTGCAGGAAATGTCAGAACACGAG GTGAACACAGAACGCTTTGAGACAGGATCACGCGGCATCAACCACACAGAAGGTGGCTGGCCAAAAGACGTCAACCCTCATGAGCTGGAGCAAGTGACGCGTTTCAGGAAGAAGGTTGAGAAGGATGAAGTCTATATTCAGACCATCCAGAACCTGGGAGTG GTTATGGAACACTGCATCAAACAGAACAATGCCATTGACATCTATGAAGAGTACTTCGAGGATGCACAGGTGGATGAAGTTGACGAGACACCATCAGCCAAAACAATCAATGTCTTCAG AGATCCTAGCGAGATCAAGAGAACAGCAACACACATTTCCTGGTTTCCTGATGGTCCACGCAAGCTGGCGGTGGCCTACTGCAATCTGGACTTTCAGGGTGCCAGCACAGATACCAGCATGGACTCCTACATCTGGGATGTTG AGAATCCCAACAAACctgagattacactgaagccaGTGTCACCACTGGTGTGCTTGGAGTACAATCCCAAAGATTCCCATATCTTGTTGGGAGGCTGCTACAACGGGCAGATAG CGTACTGGGACACAAGAAAAGGCTCGCAGCCTGTAGAGATGACACCCATTGAGCAGAGCCATCGTGACCCAGCCTACAAGACCATCTGGATCCAGTCCAAGACAGGCACGGAGTGTTTCTCAGCGTCAACAGACGGCCAGGTGTTGTGGTGGGACATCCGTAAGCTAGGAGAGCCGACAGAAACACTCTACCTGGACAAGAAGCAAGATTTCAGCAAGGCACAGGGAGCCTACAGTCTGGAGTATGAACCCACAATG CCCACCAAGTTTATGGTAGGAACAGAGCAGGGAGTGATCATGTCCTGTAACAGAAAAGCCAAGACACCCCTGGAAAAGATTGTCGCCAACTTCACAGGACACATCGGACCTGTCTACTCACTTCAACGAAACCCTCATTTCCCCAAGAATTTCCTCAGTGTCGGCGATTGGTGTGCAAGA ATCTGGTCTGAAGACATCAGGGAATCTTCAATCATGTGGACAAA ACAATACTCATCGTACCTCACCGATGGCTGCTGGAGCCCAATCCGTCCCTCTGTCTTCTTCGTCACCAAAATGGACGGAACAATGGACGTCTGGGACATCATCTTCAAGCAGAACGACCCCACGCTCAGTTTGCAG GTGTGTGATGTGCCACTGCACAGCTTACGAGTACAGGAGCATGGCCGCCTGGTGGCGTGTGGCTCCAAAGACGGCACCACCACACTGCTGGAGTTGTCTGAGGGACTCTACACCTTGCAGAGGAACGAGAAGAACCTGGTTACTGCT ATGTTTGAACGTGAAACGCGCCGTGAGAAGATCCTTGACGCCAGGCACCGTGAGATGAAACTGAAGGAGCGTACAAAGAGTCAACCG GAGGAGGATGCGAAGGCACATGATGAAGAAGACGCACCACCCGAGGAGGATCTGTATGCAAAGGCTGAGAATGAGTTCTGGGACATCAtcaaaacagagaagaaaaagatgCCTGACCCAACCCAGGACATTGAGAAATCTGATACCGGCAAA gatggtgccttgagtcgcctgatg
- the LOC138959773 gene encoding dynein intermediate chain 3, ciliary-like isoform X1 — protein MEIVYVYTKKRAEFGRQCNFSDRPAELHVDIIPDPTQAENFIERNPVDIGLQCVQEMSEHEVNTERFETGSRGINHTEGGWPKDVNPHELEQVTRFRKKVEKDEVYIQTIQNLGVVMEHCIKQNNAIDIYEEYFEDAQVDEVDETPSAKTINVFRDPSEIKRTATHISWFPDGPRKLAVAYCNLDFQGASTDTSMDSYIWDVENPNKPEITLKPVSPLVCLEYNPKDSHILLGGCYNGQIAYWDTRKGSQPVEMTPIEQSHRDPAYKTIWIQSKTGTECFSASTDGQVLWWDIRKLGEPTETLYLDKKQDFSKAQGAYSLEYEPTMPTKFMVGTEQGVIMSCNRKAKTPLEKIVANFTGHIGPVYSLQRNPHFPKNFLSVGDWCARIWSEDIRESSIMWTKQYSSYLTDGCWSPIRPSVFFVTKMDGTMDVWDIIFKQNDPTLSLQVCDVPLHSLRVQEHGRLVACGSKDGTTTLLELSEGLYTLQRNEKNLVTAMFERETRREKILDARHREMKLKERTKSQPEEDAKAHDEEDAPPEEDLYAKAENEFWDIIKTEKKKMPDPTQDIEKSDTGKDGALSRLMGQSGFFGSDPNEDDMSAGPSTAASPIPEGAPESEKKD, from the exons ATGGAGATCGTCTACGTTTACACCAAGAAACGGGCGGAGTTTGGCCGACAATGCAACTTCTCAGACCGCCCCGCCGAGCTCCATGTGGACATCATCCCCGATCCTACACAAGCAGAAAATTTCATCGAGCGGAACCCAGTCGACATTGGCTTGCAATGCGTGCAGGAAATGTCAGAACACGAG GTGAACACAGAACGCTTTGAGACAGGATCACGCGGCATCAACCACACAGAAGGTGGCTGGCCAAAAGACGTCAACCCTCATGAGCTGGAGCAAGTGACGCGTTTCAGGAAGAAGGTTGAGAAGGATGAAGTCTATATTCAGACCATCCAGAACCTGGGAGTG GTTATGGAACACTGCATCAAACAGAACAATGCCATTGACATCTATGAAGAGTACTTCGAGGATGCACAGGTGGATGAAGTTGACGAGACACCATCAGCCAAAACAATCAATGTCTTCAG AGATCCTAGCGAGATCAAGAGAACAGCAACACACATTTCCTGGTTTCCTGATGGTCCACGCAAGCTGGCGGTGGCCTACTGCAATCTGGACTTTCAGGGTGCCAGCACAGATACCAGCATGGACTCCTACATCTGGGATGTTG AGAATCCCAACAAACctgagattacactgaagccaGTGTCACCACTGGTGTGCTTGGAGTACAATCCCAAAGATTCCCATATCTTGTTGGGAGGCTGCTACAACGGGCAGATAG CGTACTGGGACACAAGAAAAGGCTCGCAGCCTGTAGAGATGACACCCATTGAGCAGAGCCATCGTGACCCAGCCTACAAGACCATCTGGATCCAGTCCAAGACAGGCACGGAGTGTTTCTCAGCGTCAACAGACGGCCAGGTGTTGTGGTGGGACATCCGTAAGCTAGGAGAGCCGACAGAAACACTCTACCTGGACAAGAAGCAAGATTTCAGCAAGGCACAGGGAGCCTACAGTCTGGAGTATGAACCCACAATG CCCACCAAGTTTATGGTAGGAACAGAGCAGGGAGTGATCATGTCCTGTAACAGAAAAGCCAAGACACCCCTGGAAAAGATTGTCGCCAACTTCACAGGACACATCGGACCTGTCTACTCACTTCAACGAAACCCTCATTTCCCCAAGAATTTCCTCAGTGTCGGCGATTGGTGTGCAAGA ATCTGGTCTGAAGACATCAGGGAATCTTCAATCATGTGGACAAA ACAATACTCATCGTACCTCACCGATGGCTGCTGGAGCCCAATCCGTCCCTCTGTCTTCTTCGTCACCAAAATGGACGGAACAATGGACGTCTGGGACATCATCTTCAAGCAGAACGACCCCACGCTCAGTTTGCAG GTGTGTGATGTGCCACTGCACAGCTTACGAGTACAGGAGCATGGCCGCCTGGTGGCGTGTGGCTCCAAAGACGGCACCACCACACTGCTGGAGTTGTCTGAGGGACTCTACACCTTGCAGAGGAACGAGAAGAACCTGGTTACTGCT ATGTTTGAACGTGAAACGCGCCGTGAGAAGATCCTTGACGCCAGGCACCGTGAGATGAAACTGAAGGAGCGTACAAAGAGTCAACCG GAGGAGGATGCGAAGGCACATGATGAAGAAGACGCACCACCCGAGGAGGATCTGTATGCAAAGGCTGAGAATGAGTTCTGGGACATCAtcaaaacagagaagaaaaagatgCCTGACCCAACCCAGGACATTGAGAAATCTGATACCGGCAAA gatggtgccttgagtcgcctgatg